Sequence from the Pirellulales bacterium genome:
TGATCGCCCTGCTACGCGAAGGTTATTCGCTGACGATGATCCGGCGCATGAGTCGCGCTGACCGCGCCACGACGGTAGATGGTCTCAAAAGACTCCGCGCGCCAGCAGCGATTAAGACCGCGCTATAAGGTGCTAAACATTCATCGCACTGCTTATGTGCGCGGCTGCTGTTGTGTAATGCAATGGAACGTCCCCAGCCCCCAGGCCAGTTCTACGGCCCGAATTCCCCGCACCTGGTGATTGGGAAAAAGTTTCGCGAGTGTGGCGACGGCATCTGCGTCGGACGGGCAGCCAAACTGCGGCACGATCACAACGCCGTTGGCAATATAAAAGTTGGTGTAGCTGGCCGGCAGGCGGCGATCGTCAAAATAAATTGCCTGCGGCATGGGCAGCTGCACCACCTCGAGTGACCGTCCCTCTTCGTCGGTGGCAGATTGCAGCCGGTGCAGATTGTCGGCAAGTGCCGCATAGTTCTCGTCGGCGGGGTCCTGTTCCACGGCAGTCAAAACCGTGCGGGGACCGACGAAGCGGGCCAGTTCATCGATATGACCGTCGGTGTCGTCGCCGACGATCCCTTCGCCCAGCCAGATGACGTGTCGGCCGACTCCGTAATCGGCCAGGTAGCGTTCGACATCGCTGCGCGACAGATGGGGATTGCGATTTGGATTCAACAGGCACTGCTCGGTGGTCAGGATCGCGCCGCGCCCGTTCACATCGATCGCGCCTCCCTCCAAAATGATGCCTGGCTCGAAGCGCTTCATGCCCAGTTCTTGAGCAATCCGGACTGGCACTTGCACGTCTTTCTCGAAGGGGGGGTACTTGCCACCCCAGGCGTTGTAGCCCCAGTGTACAAGCGCCGGCGGCACCGCGTTCGCGCAGGTGAGAAACATGGGGCCGTGGTCGCGCGCCCAGGCGTCGTTGGTCGGGATGTCGTAGATCGTCACGTCGGCAATGCCGCCCACCATCGCGCCAGCTTGCGCCAGCACGGCCTCGCCCCCGGCTAGGATCCGCACGGGCTCGAACTTTACTAGCGTGCGCACCAAATCGGCCCACACGCCCGGAATAGTCTCGAAGGCACCGGGCCAACTTTCCAGGTTGTGGGGCCAAGAGAGCCATGTCGCGACATGCGGCTCCCATTCGGCCGGCATCCGATAACCAAGCGAGGCAGGCGTATTTTCAGACATGATTTACCGCGGGTTTCGCGCAAAAAAGGACGCGGGCCAAAGTTGCCCGACGAAAGCGTCGCAATTTACCGCGCGTGCAACTCGTTGGCCAGGAACGAGGCGATGGCGGCGTTCACAAAGTCCGGATTCTCGAGCGGCGCCATGTGCCCCGCATCGGGAACGACCTGGAACTCGGCGCCCGGAATGGCGCCGGCCAGCTTGCGCATCTCTTCGACCGGGCTGATGGCGTCCTCCTGGCCGACCAGCACCAGTGTTCGCACGCCGATCGTGGGCAGCAGGTCGGTGCAGTCTGGCCGGACGGCCATTCCGCGCTGCGCCGCGGCGATGCCGCGCGGATCGGTCTCCAGGATCATCGTCCGCACGGCCTGCGCCAACTGCGGACGGTCTGCCGCGGTACGCGGATGCAACAACTTGGGGAGCATGGCGTCGGCCACCATCGCCGACCCTGCGACCAGCACCTTGTCGGCCATTTGTCGCCGGCCTGCGGCTGCCTCGGGAGAATCCGCCACGCTACGGGTATCGCACAGAATGAGCGACCGGACGCGATCGCGATATTTACGCAGGAAGGCCATCGCAATGTAACCTCCCATCGACAGCCCGCACAGGCAGACGGGCTGCCGCAGGGCCAATTGATCGAGCATGCTCGCCAAATCGTCGGCGAATTGCTCCATCGTCACAGTCTCGCCGGCCGCAGCAGCGGCGGCAAATGTGCTGCGGCCGAATCCGCGCAGATCGGGCGCGATCAAACGATTATTACCGCCGAGCGATTCCAACTGGCTAACCCACATCGTGTGGTTCAGCGGAAATCCATGAATGAGCAGCAGCGTGGGTCCGGCGCCGCGTTCAAACACGTTCAACGTTGCGCCATTAATGTTGATTTGCCGCATGGCAATACTTCTCCACGGAATGGTTGCCAAGGAGGACCGTTTTCGATCCGTACGGCATGGCGACGAAGAACCGCGACCGACAGCTCAGGACGATTTCTGCTGCGTCTTGGCAAGCTCTTCCTTGAAAAACTTCCATTGCTTGCCCATCTGGCCCGAATGCGGATCTTGCTCGACTGCTTTGGACTGGACTTCGAATGCCCCTTCCAAGTCCCCCTGGGCGTAACGGCATCTGGCCAGCGTGTCGAGATAGCCGGCCTCGGACAGGCGAATGTCCTTGTCATCCGACTGGCTGCGCAAGAGCTCGAGCGATCGTTCGCTGGCCCGACGTGCTTCATCCGCATCGCCGCCGGTGTTCGCCAGCAACCATGCCAATTGGTTGTAGGGTTTGCTGTCCTCGGGCTCTTCCTGGATCTCGCGACGGAACCCTTCGGCGGCTTCGCCGATCAGGCGGCGCGTCTTGTCCTTCAGTTCGTCGTCCAGCCCCTGATACCGATAGAGGGCGATCAACACGTCCACCTCGGCTGGATCGTCGTCGAGGCCGGCTTTGAGCTCGGCCAATTGCTCGGCACGCTCCCCGCTTGCCTCGTGTTGGCAGGCGCGAAAGAAGTGCAGCCGGGCACGCATCGTCTCCAGGGGCCCGAATTTGTTGAGCAGATCTTGTACGTCGCCTTCCTTCTTCTGCTCCTTGGCCTCGCGAATACGAACAGCGTCTCCCCAAACCTGGGCCGCAGCCAAATCGTCTCCCTGATCATGCAATAGCTCGCTCAACGAGAGCCATGCATAGAAGGTGATGAACTCTCCGTTCTTGTCGGCTTGAATGACATGCCTGTACTCTTGCTGGCACCACTTGTGCATGCCGCGGCGCTGTAGCTCGCGGGCGGCCTCGTAATGTTGTAGCAGGTTATCGAAGGCGGTGCCCTCGTTCAGCGCGCGAGCCCGATCGGCCGTTTGCTGGGCCTCTTTTTCGTTTCCTTGTGCCTGCTGCGCCTGGGCCAATGTGTAGAGCAAGATGGGCTCGCGCTGGATCCGATCACCAAAGCGCTTGGCCACCGTATCGACCACGCTCCAGGCCTCTTGCTCGACAAGCCAGTTGACTAATTCCACCAGGGTTTCGCTGTGTCCTTCCTCAAGGTCGACAATCCGCATCATGGCGGCCACCGCTTCGTCGCGCCGATCAAGCTTACGCAACACCGCGACTTGTTGCCGCCATAACGCACAAACGATCACCGGCTGGGTTTGCTGCGGCGGCTGCGAAAGCGCCCGCTGTTCGGCCTCGGCCAGCCGGCCCCAACTGTCGACCGCGGCGGCCGGGTCCTTGTGTGCAGTGAGATACGCGCGCAGCCACTCGGCGCCAGGCCGGGGGCTGCGCCCTAGATTGTCGCGAATGGCCTGCTCGCGTCCTGGCCAGCGTTTCTCGGTAATGCGCTTCTGCTCGATGATCGACAGCGCCGCCAACTTCGAAAGCACCAGCGACTTGTCGAAGCGCACCAGCCGGCACAGCACAGGCAGCCCACGATCGTCCGTCAAGTTGACCAATTGGCTGACGGTCACCAGGTGGGCCGCTTCATCTTTCAGACCGTAATTTTGCAGTAGGCGCTTTACCTCGGGCGGGTCGCTTGGCGCCGTCCATTCGATTTGCATCTGGCTGACAAGATACTTGGCGCGCGAGGCGACCTCGATGTCATCGTTGTCCTCGGCAGCCTCGAGCGTATCAAAAGCCTCGAAGCCGATCTTGGCCAGCTCCTGCTGAGCCCGCTCGCGTACGAAGTAATCGTCGTGGCCAAGTTGTCCGATTAGCTGATTGATCCGCTCGTCGAGCGGCATGGCTGGTACGTCCTCGGCGCGAGCGATGCCCATCACAAGCGCGCAGCACAACGCCGCCGCCAGGAATTGTCGCACGCCGCGAAAGCCAGGGTGCATTCGATTGTCTCTCACAAAGATGCCCGGGGCGAACGACCGTCCCTATTTAGGATAGCTGATACGGCGCGGGACCGGTAATTCGGTGGTCGGATAGGCGGGAATCAGCGGGCGGGGGGAGCCGCGAGTTGCTGCTCGACGGCCTCATCGATCAAATCCTGGCGGAAATTGATGGTGGGATCGGACGGGGAAAGCCGCGCTGCCAGCTTCCCCTCGCGATCGTAGACAACGTAATGTGGCAGGGCGCCATCGAAATCAAACTCGTCGGCCGCCATCTCGCTGGACCCAATGTTGCTGATCAGATTCTCGAAGGTGGCATCCTTGTCCGCGAGAAACTTTCGCACGCCATCGATTTCGTCCGGCTCGTCGAGGCTGAGCGCGATCACGACCAACCCCTCGTCACGGTGCTTGCGCCACAGTTCGACGGTATGGGGAAATTGTTTGACACATGGCGCGCACCAGGTGGCCCAATAATCGACCAGCACGACCTTGCCACGATGCGCCTCGATGGCCTTTTGGAATGCTGCCTTGTCGACGACCACGATCTCGACGGGCGCGGCGGCCGACTCTTGACCAACGGCGGCGGGACTTTCCGCCTGCACGGCACCGACGTCGTTCACCGTGACAGCATTGCCCGCAGCCTTGCCGGTAGGCGTGCGCTTCTCGTCAGCACAGCCGGCCAGCGCCAGCAAGATCACGAAGAGCGAGACCGCAACCGGGGAACGAACAACTAGTTTTGCGTAGATCATTGCCGATGACTCACAGGTACAAAAACGCCTTTATGACATGCCACATTCAAAGCAGCTAGCGCGCCGACAGCTGGCAAAATACGGACCCACATCATTGGTATTCGATGCCGCAGCCGAGGGGACGGGTTTCTGGCACCGCAGGCGAACGCCCATCCAGCGCGGCCTCGATGGCATCGCGTAGATAGGTCTTCTTGACGGCCGTCGCGTCGGCCCAGCTATCGTCGACTCCGCCGATGTACACGACCTTGCGATCACGATCGAGGACGAACGCCTCGGGCGTCTTCTGGGCGCCGTAGGCCCTGCCCGACAACTGCGTGAGGTCCGACAGATATGGGAAATTGAACTTTCTTTCCTGTGCATGGGCCTTCATGGCCGCGAGATTGTCCTCTGCACCCTGGCTGACGCTGAGGGCGATCAATTGCACGTCTCGATTCTTGAATTCGTTCTGCAATTGGATCAGCCGCTCTTCGTACTGTTGTGCGACGGGGCAGTGGTTGCAGGTAAAGATGACGACCACCACCTTGGCATCTTTGTAATCGCTCAGGCTGTGCTGCTTGTCGTCGGTACCTTGAACATTGGCCCAGTCAGGCGCGGGGCTGCCGACGCTGAGTACCTTGTTGAATTTGCCGGCAAAGGCCAAGCTGGCCGCCAGCGATACGATCACAAGACCAGTCGCCGAATTCTTAAGCATCTCGCTAGGCTCCTCGAAGCAAGAAAATCTCCCGGCAGGGAGGATAGGAAAACCA
This genomic interval carries:
- a CDS encoding thioredoxin family protein — translated: MLKNSATGLVIVSLAASLAFAGKFNKVLSVGSPAPDWANVQGTDDKQHSLSDYKDAKVVVVIFTCNHCPVAQQYEERLIQLQNEFKNRDVQLIALSVSQGAEDNLAAMKAHAQERKFNFPYLSDLTQLSGRAYGAQKTPEAFVLDRDRKVVYIGGVDDSWADATAVKKTYLRDAIEAALDGRSPAVPETRPLGCGIEYQ
- a CDS encoding alpha/beta fold hydrolase, yielding MRQININGATLNVFERGAGPTLLLIHGFPLNHTMWVSQLESLGGNNRLIAPDLRGFGRSTFAAAAAAGETVTMEQFADDLASMLDQLALRQPVCLCGLSMGGYIAMAFLRKYRDRVRSLILCDTRSVADSPEAAAGRRQMADKVLVAGSAMVADAMLPKLLHPRTAADRPQLAQAVRTMILETDPRGIAAAQRGMAVRPDCTDLLPTIGVRTLVLVGQEDAISPVEEMRKLAGAIPGAEFQVVPDAGHMAPLENPDFVNAAIASFLANELHAR
- a CDS encoding redoxin domain-containing protein, which codes for MIYAKLVVRSPVAVSLFVILLALAGCADEKRTPTGKAAGNAVTVNDVGAVQAESPAAVGQESAAAPVEIVVVDKAAFQKAIEAHRGKVVLVDYWATWCAPCVKQFPHTVELWRKHRDEGLVVIALSLDEPDEIDGVRKFLADKDATFENLISNIGSSEMAADEFDFDGALPHYVVYDREGKLAARLSPSDPTINFRQDLIDEAVEQQLAAPPAR
- a CDS encoding agmatine deiminase family protein, yielding MSENTPASLGYRMPAEWEPHVATWLSWPHNLESWPGAFETIPGVWADLVRTLVKFEPVRILAGGEAVLAQAGAMVGGIADVTIYDIPTNDAWARDHGPMFLTCANAVPPALVHWGYNAWGGKYPPFEKDVQVPVRIAQELGMKRFEPGIILEGGAIDVNGRGAILTTEQCLLNPNRNPHLSRSDVERYLADYGVGRHVIWLGEGIVGDDTDGHIDELARFVGPRTVLTAVEQDPADENYAALADNLHRLQSATDEEGRSLEVVQLPMPQAIYFDDRRLPASYTNFYIANGVVIVPQFGCPSDADAVATLAKLFPNHQVRGIRAVELAWGLGTFHCITQQQPRT